One part of the Melitaea cinxia chromosome 8, ilMelCinx1.1, whole genome shotgun sequence genome encodes these proteins:
- the LOC123655769 gene encoding uncharacterized protein LOC123655769 has product MHSETEILSFIDLLDLDEEIIDRRAKNIMEKKNFTNEHLSNYINLLQYKQLINKRENSECENEEEYNFVAKLLSNVTEDNIDYICKIIQLVLLLHPSSLVSKSEHLIQQILFDIYLPSPKETLIDTEIQKLKTTLLQLKIITSILTAVTLSCNTLSLLFVDTPLECIVFSNDEKLQVYFLINTVPRLCAAVTGYNILDRIWNVLKENKDNARETALQVLCCLANYYLPEIESDTVELKSEVISQTEFWEFVIFGMLNKDYSNTLRKKSIYLAKRAVECAVKSNKNITIMSESICFFWHIDHKKVLKKLWDNYFILLDSLEEKQGNIVLPSLKLFDTIVSLGCCWRNCAFLIGLSHNNTQVRYQCLKYRLQIGISSELEAAMVLEAINDINFFENDLQCQILRDKLKYVMMDVGSLMNILKCAPSIKWSPVPLFHLTTTLSGIDVEKLLVNINPLVLMDLICDVLKIPCNNIVIRKAIHVNISRFVGTNCKKLPWKEYMNLYIHLQSDVSQSIDNACNQFIKHNLNVPDMEEFLKFLPTSHNNIDFALLYFEGHDAGDFLSFISNMVNNIQNISSRQYSNKNECLDEAIFIVQLYKKIIQKNRGIFQELNKAVPTALQTILEYTLSLLTTDSNFDIEKTILFFEGLDCMNVNLPPQDNQYLVHLYKSAILLLKGNNTDLEKRVMSMFVCNTCLKAPIMFRRFRKEVVDLVAFINIMNTIKFNENTNKEDSGRLRNVFYEKSGEIVYLLSLYFQGTLKNDFVVYINNILDSGGYGCLKWVFRITNRIFPSILKKDDIEFDVTDFLNLVWKEIEELKSNAQYNVCIKEFAILITQDSLLRSPEYHNMILSYAKKMIDYAAVKSAPLYFLVKRFNEMKVSSYTPTIYILCDILLYTFLPRKENRITEHLSIEILGNLKYGIKHWPSYFTCNIKIIAVAVLSNIVDPVVLNTMTEVIIKRLEELFQNKQRYYSNSLHERSLEAAIQTLLFIFFKCRKINLDSILNWVMQFMGKMPHQPYVRTYLEWYVALNYYYKGDEINEKMLMEFKENHLPLQSQFMILYWITAHKIKQRTCRQEEFEYIMDFLMENIMGPTYTTRMYAQYFCSRLLESNSQSSKLKAEKYEYTVNVINRTLDDALKLKDKSFTKLTKDYYIQIFDIVEDLTPYAIFWGLPQLYEGFNDNIDTRLLERYLQVFNEGVVGETDKFFDEWFIGHKHYWTRMRINLPPQLKKDTCEFLEESGTIQKKYVPWRNMSDIDVYNMEKKTDKSNLILVASLIDKLPNLGGMARTSEVFGVQTYVVDSLKHLQAKQFQGLSVSAERWINVEEVRPGQPLREYLLNKKAEGYTVVAAEQTSNSTMIQKFKFPKKTLLLLGHEKEGIPCDLLSLMDNCVEIPQQGVIRSLNVHVTAAIFIWEYARQNML; this is encoded by the exons atgcacTCCGAAACAGAAATATTATCTTTCATCGATTTACTTGATTTAGACGAGGAAATTATAGATAGGAGAGCGAAAAATATTAtggaaaagaaaaattttacaaatgaaCATCTTTCTAATTATATCAATTTGCTCCAATATAAACAGTTAATTAATAAACGTGAAAATAGTGAATGCGAAAATGAAGAAGAATACAATTTCGTTGCTAAACTTTTATCTAATGTGACTGAAGACAACATCGACTATATATGTAAGATAATTCAACtggtattattattacatcCAAGTAGTTTAGTGAGTAAGTCGGAACACCTCATACAgcaaatattatttgatatatatcTACCATCACCCAAAGAAACGTTGATCGACACAGAAATTCAGAAGCTGAAAACTACGCTgctacaattaaaaattattactagcATTTTAACTGCAGTCACGTTAAGCTGCAACACATTGTCGTTACTTTTTGTAGACACTCCTCTTGAATGTATAGTATTTAGCAATGATGAAAAGTTACAAGTTTACTTCCTTATAAACACTGTGCCCCGGTTATGTGCTGCTGTCACGGGGTACAATATACTTGACAGAATATGGAATGTacttaaagaaaataaagataACGCTCGGGAGACAGCATTGCAAGTATTATGTTGCCTCGCCAACTACTACCTGCCTGAAATTGAATCGGACACTGTTGAATTAAAATCAGAAGTCATTTCTCAAACCGAATTTTGGGAATTTGTCATATTTGGCATGTTAAATAAAGATTACAGCAATACCCTTCGGAAAAAATCAATTTACTTGGCCAAAAGAGCTGTAGAGTGTGCGGTAAAgagtaataaaaacattaccaTTATGTCCGAGAGTATTTGTTTCTTTTGGCATATCGATCATAAGAAGGTGCTCAAGAAACTGTgggacaattattttattttattagacagTTTGGAGGAAAAACAGGGTAATATTGTACTTCCGTCTCTCAAATTATTTGATACTATAGTAAGCCTCGGCTGTTGTTGGAGAAACTGCGCATTTCTCATTGGTTTATCTCATAATAACACTCAAGTAAGATATCAATGTTTGAAATACCGTCTTCAAATTGGAATATCAAGCGAGCTGGAAGCTGCAATGGTATTGGAAGCTATAAatgatatcaatttttttgaaaatgactTACAGTGCCAAATTCTgagagataaattaaaatatgtcatGATGGACGTAGGTTCACTAATGAACATTCTAAAATGTGCTCCATCAATAAAATGGTCACCCGTACCTCTGTTCCACTTGACGACAACACTCTCAGGTATTGACGTTGAAAAACTACTAGTCAACATAAATCCTTTAGTACTAATGGATTTAATATGTGATGTGCTAAAGATACCATGTAATAATATAGTTATAAGAAAGGCTATACATGTCAATATATCTCGCTTCGTTGGAacgaattgtaaaaaattaccgTGGAAGGAATACATGAATTTATATATCCATTTACAATCTGATGTTTCACAGAGTATTGACAATGCCTGCAATCAATTTATTAAGCATAATCTTAATGTACCGGATATGGAAGAATTCTTGAAGTTCTTACCAACCTCTCATAATAATATAGACTTCGCTCTTTTATACTTCGAAGGTCACGATGCTGGTGATTTCTtatcatttataagtaatatgGTCAATAATATTCAGAATATAAGCAGTAGACagtattctaataaaaatgaatgcttAGATGAAGCTATATTTATTGttcaactttataaaaaaataatacagaaaaaCCGTGGTATTTTTcaagaattaaataaagctgTTCCGACTGCTTTGCAAACAATACTAGAATATACTTTAAGTTTACTCACAACTGATAGTAATTTTGATATtgaaaaaactattttgttcTTCGAGGGTCTAGATTGTATGAATGTGAATCTACCGCCGCAGGACAATCAGTATTTAgttcatttatataaatctgCGATACTGTTGTTAAAAGGTAACAATACAGACTTAGAGAAGAGAGTTATGAGTATGTTTGTTTGCAACACGTGTTTAAAGGCGCCTATTATGTTTAGGCGCTTCAGAAAAGAAGTAGTGGATTTAGTGGCgttcataaatataatgaatacaattaaatttaatgaaaacacTAACAAAGAGGACAGTGGCCGTTTAAGGAATGTGTTTTATGAAAAGTCCGGAGAAATTGTCTACCTACTGTCTTTGTACTTCCAAGGTACTCTTAAGAATGATTTTGTGGTATACATTAACAACATATTAGACTCTGGAGGCTATGGATGCTTAAAATGGGTTTTTCGGATAACAAACCGAATTTTTCCATCTATACTTAAAAAAGATGATATTGAATTTGACGTGACTGACTTTTTGAATTTGGTGTGGAAGGAAATTGAGGAACTGAAATCGAATGCTCAGTACAATGTGTGTATTAAAGAGTTTGCCATACTAATAACACAGGATTCGCTACTCAGGTCACCGGAATATCATAATATGATACTTTCATATGCCAAGAAGATGATTGATTATGCTGCTGTTAAAAGTGCACCATTATATTTCTTAGTGAAGcgatttaatgaaatgaaaGTTTCCTCTTATACTCCAACGATCTATATTTTGTGTGACATCCTGCTTTACACATTTCTCCCAAGGAAGGAAAATAG aATCACTGAACATTTGAGTATTGAAATTTTGGGAAATCTCAAATATGGAATCAAACATTG gcCAAGCTATTTTACttgcaacataaaaataatagcgGTTGCCGTACTCAGTAATATAGTGGATCCAGTCGTACTTAACACTATGACGGAAGTGATTATTAAGAGGTTGGAggaattatttcaaaacaaacagCGATACTACTCGAATTCGCTCCATGAAAGGTCACTGGAGGCGGCCATACAGACCTTGctctttattttctttaaatgcaGGAAGATTAATTTGGACAGTATTTTGAATTGGGTTATGCAGTTCATGGGTAAAATGCCTCACCAACCCTACGTCAGAACTTACTTAGAGTGGTACGTCGCTCTAAATTATTACTACAAG GGAGACGAAATCAACGAAAAGATGCTCATGGAATTCAAGGAAAATCATCTGCCACTCCAATCTCAATTCATGATACTGTACTGGATCACGGcccacaaaataaaacaaagaactTGCCGACAAGAAGAATTCGAATATATTATGGACTTTCTTATGGAGAATATCATGGGACCGACATACACAACTCGGATGTACGCACAGTACTTTTGTTCAAGACTTCTCGAATCGAACTCACAATCAAGCAAACTCAAAGCAGAAAAATACGAGTACACAGTGAATGTAATAAATAGAACACTGGATGATGCTTTAAAATTGAAGGACAAAAGTTTTACGAAACTAACAAAAGATTATTATATACAGATTTTTGACATAGTTGAAGATTTAACGCCCTACGCCATATTTTGGGGCTTGCCACAACTATACGAGggttttaatgataatattgaTACGAGATTATTGGAAAGGTATCTCCAAGTGTTCAACGAGGGCGTGGTTGGTGAAACGGATAAATTCTTTGATGAATGGTTTATCGGGCATAAGCATTACTGGACAAGAATGAGAATAAATCTACCACCGCAATTGAAGAAAGATACTTGTGAGTTTTTGGAAGAATCGGGAACGATTCAGAAAAAATATGTCCCGTGGAGAAACATGAGTGACATCGATGTTTATAATATGGAAAAGAAA ACAGACAAAAGTAATCTAATATTGGTAGCGTCTCTCATCGATAAACTACCAAATTTAGGAGGAATGGCTAGAACCAGTGAAGTATTCGGCGTTCAGACTTACGTTGTAGATAGTTTGAAACACTTGCAAGCCAAACAATTTCAAGGATTGAG TGTATCAGCAGAACGTTGGATCAACGTTGAAGAAGTCCGTCCCGGGCAACCATTGAGGGAGTATCTATTGAACAAAAAAGCCGAAGGCTACACAGTAGTCGCAGCTGAGCAAACATCAAACAGTACAATGATTCAGAAGTTTAAATTTCCAAAGAAAACACTTCTATTACTTGg GCACGAAAAGGAAGGCATTCCTTGCGATCTGTTATCGTTAATGGACAATTGCGTCGAAATACCGCAACAAGGCGTCATCCGATCTCTCAACGTACATGTCACTGCAGCCATATTCATTTGGGAATACGCCAGACAGAATATGTTGTAA